The proteins below come from a single Lepeophtheirus salmonis chromosome 4, UVic_Lsal_1.4, whole genome shotgun sequence genomic window:
- the LOC121116849 gene encoding uncharacterized protein: MSSHAKNSKSILITESDSGVGLEVVKSLANQAQGLQNVVIILAAAKNPNNSELNNITRHNPKVKTVQLDLEDFKNFGNFANEVQKKLNEAGVQHLSALINCTSLNFNSNLKNIDAAQMIKAFSVNAVSPLMLIKALSKQLQNGVQVSGVTTGNGATKLIYSASKAASAVQRAIQEAGGAANVANAGQKNAGNITELNRASNNAPMIGPLDATSTNNQELYSYAQNQGQNYDNNKGQNYYKNQDENFDNNQVRNSGQNQEQNYGNNQGQNCEQYRGQNYSSYQRQHSGLGENNTIAHFGLGGHNSGAILVGAPGQAFTGMGAGALVVNLTSGLSSISANNNGQFYAYRSSKSALNMITKTVAADLVSTGVLVYSLNIDNAALDSKNQKSGINNIKRSNAQGFNANNVCQAVFNLLDGGNANLNGSLINVQGAPLLF; encoded by the coding sequence ATGTCTTCTCATGCTAAAAATTCTAAATCAATTCTTATCACTGAAAGTGACTCTGGAGTTGGTCTCGAGGTTGTAAAATCTTTGGCTAATCAAGCTCAAGGCCTGCAAAATGTTGTAATAATCCTTGCTGCTGCCAAAAATCCAAATAACTctgaattgaataatattacaaGACATAATCCTAAAGTCAAAACTGTTCAATTGGATTTAGAGGATTTCAAGAATTTTGGAAACTTTGCCAATGAGGTTCAAAAGAAACTTAATGAAGCTGGAGTTCAACATTTGTCTGCCTTGATCAACTGCACTTctcttaattttaatagtaacCTCAAAAATATAGATGCTGCACAAATGATAAAGGCATTCTCTGTTAATGCCGTGTCACCTTTAATGCTGATCAAGGCTCTATCGAAGCAATTACAGAATGGAGTGCAAGTATCTGGAGTTACAACTGGCAACGGAGCTACAAAGTTGATATACTCTGCATCTAAAGCAGCTAGTGCTGTTCAAAGAGCTATCCAAGAAGCTGGGGGTGCAGCAAATGTTGCAAATGCTGGACAAAAGAACGCAGGAAACATTACTGAATTAAATAGAGCAAGTAATAATGCCCCCATGATTGGACCGTTAGATGCGACTAGTACAAATAATCAAGAACTCTACAGTTATGCACAAAATCAAGGGCAAAACTATGACAATAATAAAGGTCAAAACTATTATAAGAATCAAGATGAAAACTTTGACAACAATCAAGTAAGAAACTCTGGACAAAATCAAGAACAAAACTATGGCAATAATCAAGGACAAAACTGTGAACAATATCGAGGGCAAAACTATAGTAGTTATCAAAGACAACACTCAGGTCTTggtgaaaataatactattgcTCATTTTGGTCTCGGAGGTCACAATAGTGGAGCAATCTTGGTAGGAGCACCTGGGCAAGCCTTTACTGGAATGGGGGCTGGTGCCTTGGTAGTTAATTTGACTTCTGGATTGTCTTCAATCTCTGCAAATAACAATGGACAATTTTATGCATATCGGTCTTCAAAGTCAGCTTTGAATATGATTACCAAGACGGTTGCTGCAGACTTGGTGAGCACAGGAGTCTTGgtgtattctttaaatattgacAATGCAGCTTTGGATTCCAAAAATCAGAAAagtggaataaataatattaaacgatCAAATGCCCAAGGCTTTAATGCAAATAATGTTTGTCAAGCTGTTTTTAACTTATTAGATGGGGGAAATGCAAATTTAAATGGAAGCTTGATCAATGTTCAAGGTGCTCCtttgttattttaa